In the Candidatus Krumholzibacteriia bacterium genome, one interval contains:
- a CDS encoding threonine/serine exporter family protein — protein MSALPAEDDVRFLVHFAQALHDYGSAAHQVEDALAGLARRLNVPAQFLATPTSIIFSFGNLAEQRLQLLRLEPGENDLGRLARTIEVGRAVLHAQLTPAAATARLEAIGAAAPLYGALPTTVAFGLSSAAAARFLGGGGFEVAAAAGIGILVRVLAALCAPFPGMARLLPAVAAALASAAAVGLDHALGTQHYLATVAGIIMLIPGLTLTVACTELANRHLVAGTARLSGAIVTLAMLVVGVALGVKAASSLLGAPPAVLSSALPSWTLVAALIAAPLAFTVLLDAELRDAPWILLTCGLGYGGMQLGARALGPELGAFVGSFIVGLAGTLFGALLRRPTAIVRVPGLLLLVPGSMAFRGATALFDLQMDSGLQIFVRVLLTAVALAAGLLVASVVKPARLFD, from the coding sequence ATGAGCGCCCTGCCTGCCGAAGACGATGTCCGCTTCCTCGTCCACTTCGCCCAGGCACTGCACGACTACGGCTCCGCGGCGCACCAGGTGGAAGACGCCTTGGCAGGCCTCGCACGGCGGCTGAACGTGCCGGCGCAGTTCCTCGCCACGCCGACCTCGATCATCTTTTCCTTCGGCAACCTGGCGGAGCAGCGCTTGCAACTGCTCCGGCTCGAGCCGGGAGAGAACGATCTCGGGCGTCTGGCGCGTACCATCGAGGTCGGGCGCGCGGTGCTCCATGCACAGCTCACCCCTGCCGCAGCCACGGCGCGTCTCGAGGCGATCGGCGCTGCCGCGCCGCTTTACGGCGCGCTGCCGACCACAGTGGCTTTTGGTCTTTCTTCGGCAGCGGCGGCGCGCTTCCTCGGCGGTGGTGGATTCGAAGTGGCGGCGGCGGCAGGCATCGGCATCCTGGTGCGGGTGCTTGCGGCTCTTTGTGCTCCCTTCCCAGGAATGGCGCGACTGCTCCCGGCGGTCGCGGCGGCACTCGCTTCTGCCGCGGCCGTGGGACTCGATCATGCGCTGGGAACGCAGCACTACCTGGCCACGGTGGCGGGCATCATCATGCTGATCCCCGGCCTCACGCTCACCGTCGCTTGCACCGAGCTCGCCAACCGACACCTCGTCGCCGGCACGGCGCGTCTCTCCGGGGCCATCGTGACTTTGGCGATGCTGGTCGTGGGGGTCGCCCTCGGCGTCAAGGCGGCGAGCTCGCTGCTCGGCGCTCCGCCGGCGGTGCTCTCTTCCGCGCTACCCTCCTGGACCCTCGTCGCGGCGCTCATCGCCGCCCCGCTCGCCTTCACGGTGCTGCTCGACGCCGAACTGCGCGACGCGCCGTGGATCCTCCTCACCTGCGGCCTCGGCTACGGGGGGATGCAGCTCGGAGCGCGGGCCCTGGGGCCGGAGCTGGGCGCTTTCGTGGGTTCTTTCATCGTCGGCCTGGCGGGCACTCTCTTCGGCGCGCTCCTGCGCCGGCCGACGGCCATCGTCCGCGTCCCCGGCCTCCTCCTCCTCGTCCCGGGGAGCATGGCCTTCCGCGGCGCCACTGCGCTCTTCGACCTGCAGATGGACTCGGGCCTGCAGATCTTCGTCCGCGTCCTCCTCACCGCCGTCGCCCTCGCCGCCGGCCTGCTCGTGGCCTCGGTAGTCAAGCCGGCGCGCCTGTTCGATTAG